A portion of the Oncorhynchus gorbuscha isolate QuinsamMale2020 ecotype Even-year linkage group LG19, OgorEven_v1.0, whole genome shotgun sequence genome contains these proteins:
- the plekhg2 gene encoding serine/arginine repetitive matrix protein 2 isoform X4, whose amino-acid sequence MTAVAWYINDMKRKQDHAVRLQEVESLLTNWTGPDLSGFGELVLEGAFRVQRVKKERAFFLFDKMLLIAKKRLEHFIYSTHIFCCNLLLVETMKDPLCFKVSDQTIPKQQHIVQTKNQEEKRLWLHYLKRLIVENHLASLPQKARQVLGDNFCQSPQFDQDHFKKSSPRCDEYHRGRRQSEPPEFIYTPEKAKKSLPLLLEGNLSYRRGRRQSAPTKDLETAYHVSSKAGSEGELCPGADSLGFSGSTNTLASSVMEVEAEAERPDPCLGLEEEDLPPLSAPPTLSITEEIMQFINQSRVREGMAELKPDIVWDSPLDESLEDPATEPHPCPPAQQGNYLLLASPTEETYESQDPDPNSPEEITVQLEGSRTKMEDQTLPPCLSRESSEEGGCEEGESTPLPADVLEERPQEESTSAKETGTVGERNASEVEDEQTFETLTPLSPVNLPDEREREKELCSDLPNEDKPPEAPLSVPEHTVQSPLAHKKETQLTKSDRQIIEKIRSYYEAAEAEAGEAGESDSSPTPRRNSFSLIIPTGLVKDSVSHFAVFGHQDSLCDSESGRSDGGAEPEPESELPSPLPSVPDQGQGALSPDCSSTSAAGSQEDHSQAPGQGEPALEKCSRFEPGSKLPCTELMKDWKEKEKVGAPVSTEREIIPNLSTDITKEPSFSDEAAKVITEDQQVINGHGPSPSDLDSEPKEAQKDSTVPPPTGLHDSKTAPMSQAGWGRIRDRSSLTGNLEGLPSQIKVGRWSRHCKMVSSSRTLYEGAAVADVAGIGLFEASPGDPCLVENSERILSKVQMLARMYSAKASIMKVPLHHKRVCVGRAPWTVTTRHSVPPLAQPLQQHQEEKITVKRAQSHSTGCQEMTSVTSEPQLFGHILVSEQLSPTYRQQENSCALTGPRDSVSNLESTSIASPPSSPLTTPPKTSQVRPEEVVTTALEGKLMENQSEEVISGAEMRRLHPKRASPVQEGPIQGIGMEFPADGYPRTPERSVNLSRTWAEQKGHNLYSIREDPALGVAAASLAGPCWNKDRSPGVGAAEELLKTIQQQAPTEPETSQVVKPDEASLNTKIMPPYVAGGAERGSSPQMAPGHQSEAESTKAKSQDGTLDDRDVSPAAPKISSHISDTSPTQQRSISGLTEGSNPLVWSPTQSPMTEPMQATHTSGQRVKECQVPEDSKGKEGDMVPRPWSSLQSLMPTPPPGVQSPDCLPKFTSQRPSNLHLPTTKGRRSLPMSWNGSNNATLPSQRLPPSPLRSREPGQDPSLPSIHASGLSPVRRPSSQPSLERSATMLPGIGRPMDAKPPSAFSPSLYQHSPSPIRGLPCSSPTPSALTKSLAASCISQSISQSLAKKNTRLQDHATLHPDSPAPLAPAPTASPLRMRSPSPKLTSGPSGPPSESWLCPCVLHQRWEPAT is encoded by the exons ATGACAGCCGTGGCCTGGTACATCAACGATATGAAGAGGAAGCAGGACCACGCCGTCAGGCTGCAG GAGGTTGAGAGCTTGTTGACCAACTGGACAGGTCCAGACCTGAGTGGCTTTGGGGAGCTGGTGTTGGAGGGCGCCTTCAGGGTTCAACGGGTCAAGAAGGAGAGGGCATTCTTCCTCTTCGACAAGATGCTGCTTATCGCTAAAAAGAGGCTGGAGCATTTCATCTACAGCACCCACATATTT TGCTGTAACCTTCTTCTCGTAGAAACCATGAAGGACCCCCTGTGTTTTAAGGTGTCCGATCAGACCATCCCCAAACAGCAGCACATTGTACAG ACCAAAAACCAGGAGGAGAAACGCCTTTGGCTGCACTACCTCAAGAGGCTGATAGTGGAGAACCATCTTGCCTCTCTACCCCAGAAG GCAAGGCAGGTACTCGGTGACAACTTCTGTCAAT CTCCTCAGTTTGATCAGGATCATTTTAAAAAATCATCTCCAAGATGCGATGAATATCATCGAGGGAGACGCCAATCAG agcCCCCAGAGTTCATCTACACCCCAGAGAAGGCCAAGAAGAGCCTTCCCCTGCTGCTGGAGGGGAACCTGTCCTATCGCCGTGGCAGGAGGCAGTCTG CTCCAACTAAAGACTTGGAAACAGCATATCATG TCTCTTCAAAG GCTGGCAGCGAGGGGGAGCTGTGTCCTGGGGCAGATAGCCTGGGATTCTCAGGCAGCACAAACACCCTGGCCTCCTCTGTGATGGAAGTGGAGGCTGAGGCAGAGCGACCAGACCCCTGCCTGGGCCTGGAAGAAGAGGACCTACCCCCCCTGAGCgccccacccaccctctccatCACCGAGGAGATCATGCAGTTCATTAACCAGAGCCGCGTGCGAGAGGGCATGGCCGAACTCAAGCCTGACATAGTATGG GATTCACCCCTGGATGAGTCTCTGGAGGACCCAGCAACTGAGCCACATCCTTGTCCACCTGCTCAGCAAGGAAATTACCTGCTGCTTGCTTCCCCTACGGAGGAGACTTACGAGTCACAAGACCCCGATCCCAATAGTCCAGAGGAAATAACAGTGCAACTGGAGGGGAGCAGAACCAAAATGGAAGACCAAACTCTTCCACCATGTCTGTCCAGGGAATCCTCAGAGGAGGGTGGTTGTGAAGAGGGAGAGTCAACACCTTTGCCAGCTGATGTTTTAGAGGAGAGGCCTCAGGAGGAGAGCACATCAGCCAAAGAAACCGGGACAGTTGGGGAAAGAAATGCATCAGAGGTGGAGGACGAGCAAACGTTCGAAACCTTGACGCCACTCTCTCCTGTAAACCTCCCAgacgaaagagagagggagaaggaactCTGCTCTGACCTCCCCAACGAGGACAAGCCCCCAgaagctcctctctctgtcccagagcACACTGTACAGAGCCCTCTGGCGCACAAGAAAGAGACCCAGCTCACCAAGTCAGACAGGCAGATCATCGAGAAGATCCGCAGCTACTACGAGGCGGCTGAGGCCGAGGCAGGAGAAGCAGGAGAAAGTGACAGCAGCCCCACCCCCAGGAGAAACAGCTTCTCCCTCATCATCCCCACCGGCCTGGTCAAAGACTCCGTGTCCCACTTTGCTGTCTTTGGCCACCAGGACAGCCTGTGTGACTCGGAGAGTGGGCGCTCCGATGGGGGGGCAGAACCAGAGCCTGAGTCagagctcccctctcctcttccgtcAGTTCCTGACCAGGGACAGGGAGCCCTCAGCCCAGATTGTTCATCCACTTCTGCTGCTGGTTCCCAGGAAGACCACAGCCAGGCACCAGGTCAGGGTGAGCCTGCTCTGGAAAAATGTAGCAGGTTTGAGCCAGGGAGTAAGCTGCCCTGCACAGAGCTGATGAAGGAttggaaagagaaggagaaagtagGAGCCCCTGTTAGCACAGAGAGGGAAATCATACCAAACCTGTCAACAGACATCACCAAAGAGCCCTCATTCAGCGATGAAGCAGCCAAAGTGATCACAGAAGACCAGCAGGTAATCAACGGCCATGGACCAAGTCCAAGTGATCTGGACTCAGAACCTAAAGAGGCCCAGAAAGACTCCACTGTCCCTCCACCTACAGGTCTTCATGACAGTAAGACCGCCCCAATGTCCCAGGCTGGGTGGGGTAGAATCAGAGACAGGAGCTCCCTCACTGGGAACCTAGAGGGCCTACCCAGCCAGATCAAGGTGGGCCGCTGGTCCCGCCACTGTAAGATGGTGTCCTCCAGCCGGACCCTGTACGAGGGGGCAGCGGTCGCAGACGTGGCGGGGATAGGCCTGTTCGAGGCCAGCCCCGGTGATCCATGTCTGGTGGAGAACTCAGAGAGAATCCTCAGTAAAGTTCAAATGCTGGCCCGAATGTACAGCGCCAAGGCCAGCATCATGAAGGTGCCACTTCACCacaagagggtgtgtgtgggtcgTGCACCGTGGACCGTCACCACCAGGCACAGCGTCCCTCCTCTGGCCCAGCCGCTACAGCAGCATCAGGAGGAGAAGATTACAGTAAAACGAGCTCAGAGCCATTCCACTG gCTGCCAGGAGATGACTTCAGTTACCTCAGAACCCCAGCTCTTTGGCCACATCCTTGTCAGTGAACAGCTGTCCCCCACCTACCGCCAGCAGGAGAACAGCTGCGCCCTGACCGGACCCAGGGACAGTGTTTCCAACCTGGAATCCACATCCAttgcctctcccccctcctcccctctgactACCCCACCAAAAACCTCTCAGGTTAGGCCTGAGGAGGTAGTGACTACTGCTCTGGAGGGGAAGCTTATGGAGAACCAGTCTGAGGAAGTAATCTCAGGAGCTGAGATGCGGAGGCTTCACCCCAAGAGGGCTTCCCCAGTCCAGGAAGGCCCCATCCAAGGGATAGGGATGGAGTTTCCAGCTGATGGTTATCCAAGGACCCCAGAGAGGTCTGTGAATCTCAGCAGGACTTGGGCAGAGCAGAAAGGACATAATCTGTACTCCATTAGGGAAGATCCTGCTCTGGGGGTAGCAGCAGCCTCTTTAGCAGGCCCATGTTGGAACAAAGACAGGTCTCCAGGGGTTGGAGCTGCAGAGGAGCTGCTGAAGACCATTCAACAGCAGGCTCCAACTGAACCAGAGACAAGCCAGGTGGTGAAGCCAGACGAAGCCAGTTTAAACACCAAGATAATGCCGCCTTATGTGGCCGGTGGGGCTGAGAGGGGGAGCTCACCCCAGATGGCCCCTGGTCATCAAAGCGAAGCTGAATCCACCAAAGCCAAGTCACAAGATGGCACTCTAGATGATCGGGATGTTTCACCTGCGGCACCAAAGATTTCCTCTCACATCTCCGACACATCTCCCACACAACAGAGGTCCATCTCTGGGCTAACTGAGGGGTCAAACCCCTTAGTGTGGAGTCCCACTCAGTCGCCTATGACTGAACCCATGCAAGCCACACATACATCTGGTCAGAGAGTCAAGGAGTGTCAAGTCCCAGAGGATTCCAAAGGAAAAGAGGGGGACATGGTACCCCGTCCGTGGTCATCGCTCCAAAGCCTGATGCCTACACCTCCGCCAGGGGTGCAGTCCCCTGACTGTCTGCCTAAGTTCACCAGCCAAAGACCATCCAACCTGCACCTGCCCACTACCAAGGGTAGAAGGAGCCTCCCTATGAGTTGGAATGGATCAAACAACGCCACACTCCCCAGCCAAAG ACTACCACCTTCTCCACTGAGGTCCAGAGAGCCAGGTCAGGATCCATCACTCCCATCCATCCATGCCTCTGGGTTGTCCCCCGTCAGACGGCCTTCCTCCCAGCCCTCACTGGAGAGATCAGCCACCATGCTTCCAGGCATTGGCCGACCCATGGATGCCAAGCCCCCCTCTGCCTTCAGCCCCAGTCTTTACCagcactctccctcccccatcaggggactcccctgctcctctcctacCCCTTCTGCCTTGACCAAGTCCCTGGCTGCCTCCTGCATCAGCCAGTCCATCAGCCAGAGTCTTGCCAAGAAGAACACTCGCCTCCAGGACCATGCCACCCTTCACCCAGACAGTCCAGCCCCTCTGGCTCCCGCTCCCACTGCATCCCCACTCAGGATGAGGTCTCCCTCCCCCAAACTCACCTCTGGCCCTAGCGGCCCCCCCTCTGAGTCCTGGCTATGCCCATGCGTCCTACACCAGAGATGGGAACCAGCCACCTAA